The Nerophis lumbriciformis linkage group LG03, RoL_Nlum_v2.1, whole genome shotgun sequence genome includes the window ttatatcaccacatgaccattgctggagaaacctactcagtggcgtagtggtgagagtgtccgccctgagatcggtaggtcgtgagttcaaacctcggctgagtcataccaaagactaaaaatgggacctattacctccctgcttgacactcagcataagggttggaattgggggttaaatcaccaaaaattattcccgggtgcagccaccactgccgcccactgctcccctcaacccccaggggatgaacaaggggatgggtcaaatgcagaggacaaatttcaccaaacttagtgtgtgtgtgactatcattggtactttaacttaacttaaatactatacaggaacacatttacgcactacttgaaccacctcaacagtgtacaaaacaggttattttctggcacatttaaaagtcaataaacccgcatcagcaattaaaacatatcttatgtggtactgtcaaaatttaaaattgcaaaaaacattaaatgtgaaaaaataaagaaataaaatatttgaactcacaatttgtagaacccattcgagcttccgggttggccgacatcgtctcacaagatgtagtttctctgtaaatatccttcttgaaaatggccttgcagatatatgtgttgtcttgtctaaacataaaagatgcagacgaggcgtattGGCTGAATTCCTAAAGTTTACTCCATAGCATGCTCGTCAAtaacatccagctgccggcatgtctacattcaacaacctaaacggggctactgcgcatgctcttcattactgtggcatgctgggtaatggagttcttatgttacctagctcataacatcacaatatatatctgccacctaatcaacgttttgttctccttctttgtgggtcaacactttctgctaagttgcaacttgtgattggatactaactttggaatgacaagtgagtatccaatcacagtctcgttaacatcaggctacctagataggctactgtcaacaacttgtgatctgattggctatcaaaactgtctatcaactgtatgtgcccgttcacttacagcgcaAAGACGCTTGCTTTGTTGCTTCTGAAGGCCTCGTAccgatttcgtacagcatggcaacataagctagcggaattctgattggatacaaactaaaactaaaaacaacactggaaggagcataatatgacatgaagaaaatatgaatatttttttagatatttagggaaagtaaattaataaaaacatttttgggcGACACCTCGTGGCCACAACAATGTATTAAGTTGCGCTCATGTCGCAGtatattgaatgatgcggacacgtttgttacttgatactttctaatacactttttCCCATAAagagtttgtatgtgtaagtattacacgactataattatttgatacttgtttatattgacacatttTAGACTGCAAAAAGACCCTTATTAGGCATTTCTAGCTTGCACCatggtgtgcttagctgttgtgtagctgcaagccTACCAtgattaccttttgtaaatgacttgactaagaaAAAAAGATTAAacgtgtgtgtttattggagattTGGATGTTAGCTGGTTGTCCAGCTTCGCACTAGGAAACTGCTTGTATTAGACATGCAAGCCCAGAAAATCCGATACTTGTGCTTTCTGCTGATATCGACACGAATATCAATTCGGGACACGCCTATCTGTCACGCTGTGAAGTGTCACAGTGTCAAGGCTTCTAAAACGTTTTCAGGACGGCCGATTTTGTGTGACAAGAGATTTTAGATTCCTACAgaagaagttgttgttgttgttcagtcACTGATTAGTAAGGGTTTCATGGACTGGCGGTCAAAGTGCACAGAAAGGAGGTCACGTGAGGCAGCAGCCGCCAGTTATCCGTGGCGATATTAAAGTGGACGGCGTCTTCTTCTGACGCCACTTTCATCAGGATGTGAAACTGTGGCGGAATGAAAAAGAGCAAGCGGACTTTGGCCTGCTCAGAAAGGTCCGATACGACAAAGGGGAGCAGATGTTTCTGCACCAAAGCTTCCACTTCCTTTGGTTGCATCTGGCAACAAAACAAGCTCCTGGCATCTTCTTTCTGTTCCTGGCTGATTTCCTCCCACAGGCTCTCAAACACACGCAGCTTGTCTGCTGGGGGCCAAGCGTCGGGGACGGGCAGAGGTCTCAGAGTCTGCTGAAGGACCACGTGGACGTCTGGCAGGGACGTGTGCCAAGTTAGACCGTTGGAGGTGCTGAACAGAGCGCTGGCGCGGAGGACGGTGGGGACTGGCAACCTGGGCTTCAGCCTCAGCTTCACCACGGGAGACGTCCTCCCCGCCAACAGGCAGGGTACATGGAGGTCGCCGAGGTCTTGGCAGGGATGGTCCCTGAAGCTGAAGTGCAGGCGGATGCTGAAGAGCTGATGGAAGCAGGGCATGCTGGGAAGTGGGCGGAGATGATAGAACAAGGACAGCTGAGAGCCAAAGCGAGGGTCTTTGAATTGATCTCTGTAGGCTTCAAGTCCTGAAGCGCCGTCTGTCCGCTCGGGAAATGTCTCCCGTTCTAGGTGGCTTTGGTTTCTTACCTCCTCCAGCCTGAACACGTCTTGATGGGTTGGGTGAACGCTCAGCTTCTCGCCGTCCGCCATGATGCAGGACAGCGAGCGCTGCTTGGTCTGCTGGCCCTCCTCCTGCGCACCCCGCGCCACAACGCCAGACATCTTCTCCTTGCCCAGACTCGTCAGGAGGGTGTAGTACAGTCGGGCGTGATCCTCGATGTCCGAGTCGCCGTAGCAACGCGCCAGGCGCTGCAGGATGTCGGCCAGAGGGACGAACAGCGAGCTCAGGCTGGCGTGTGTCATCAGGCGCCGGCAAACATCCAGCACGGCGTTTCCCAGACGCCAGTCGGCACTTGTCCGCAGCGGCGACGATGGCGCTGTGAGCATGGCAGAAAGAAGGCTGAGGGTGCGTCGCTGAGGGATTTGGTCTTCCTCCGCCACCCGAGCCAACACCTTCAGGTGCCAGGTGAGGTCTTGCGAGGTCAAATGAGAGGGCGGAGCCTCAACGATGGCTCCCTGCAGGGCCCTGCACAGCCGCACAGCCCAGCGGCATTCGGGGAACACGTCAACCGTCCGGTCGGCCAAGTTGATGATGTTTGGCGCCAGGCGCGGTCGACGCCGATAGAGCTCGCAGAGTCGATCTGCGATGCTGCGAGAGTACTTCCCCACGGGACAAAAGTAGGTGAGAAACAGGAAAACGGCGCGAAAAAAGGTGACCGCCATCTCTCTGCCGCATCCTTTTTCCACGAGGCGGAGGAGCGAGGTGACGTGCTGGTGGAGATACAACATCCCCTTGCTCTCCTCGCCGCCGTCTTCCTCCTGGTAGATCAGCGCCAGCAGGTTGAAGCGCGCCAGCATGGAGGCGTTGTCGTCCAGCACGGTGGGCGCCAGAATGCTGCCCAAGTGGGGCGTCAGCAGCACCGGGACGCTTTCCGGACCGCTCCCACAGCCGATGGGCCGGTTCTCGGGGAAATGCAAAATGTAGTCCATGAAGAAAAGCTTATCGGGTTTCTTGAGCAGCGGATGTTGGGAGAGAACGACCAAACGCTTCAGGAGGAATGCTTCGTCGTCGGTGCTGAACAGGCTGTCCGTGTACGCGCACTTCATCAGCAGGGTGCTGTGGAGAAGACACACCTGGAAGCAGGAAGTTTGATGTCAGTAGGATTGGAGCACGCTCCAAACTGTGGTACACTTGCAGGCTTTGAAAGGACAATCAAGGGTGTTCAGTAAAATAATCAGTCCCTCCAGAAAATCATGATCTCGCTAATTTACGCAAATTCAACTACAAATTATTATTCAGAATtcagtctggaatggacttatgttgtgtttaaaggggaacattatcaccagacctatgtaagcgtcaatatatatcttgatgttgcagaaaaaagaccatatattttttaaccgatttccgatctctaaatgggtgaatttttgcgaattaaacgcctttctattattcgctctcggagcgataacgtcacattgtgacgtcacatcgggaagcaatccgccattttctccctttcgtcggtgtgttgtcggagggtgtaacaacacgaacagggacggattcaagttgcaccagtggcccaaagatgcgaaagtggcaagaaattggacgaaatttgttcaaaatacgagggtgtggggaaagccgacgaaatggtcagtcgtttgttccgcacactttaccgacgaaagctatgctacgacagagatggcaagaatgtgtggatatcctgcgacactcaaagcagatgcatttccaacgataaagtcaaagaaatctgccgccagacccccattgaatctgccggagtgtgtgagctattcagggacaacggacctcggtagcatggcaagcaatggcggcagtttgttcccgcagacgagcgagctaaaccccctggatgtcttggctcacaccgtcccttatgccaccgaagatgatcaagagaagaatatcgaccctagcttccctggcctgctgacatcaactccaaaactggacagatcagctttcaggaaaagagagcggatgagggtatgtctacagaatatattaattgatgaaaacgttattcattactcgcggttttacgtaaattattatacataaactgtgtttaccaataatttagcttaaaaacatttatttttttcaatcattcgagtacattcgggtagtcttgtgtaatgcagtat containing:
- the ap5b1 gene encoding AP-5 complex subunit beta-1, translated to MADKWTNRIAAFFRSPCMFISSSSADIFLAELLRELRDDKVNYITKILLLSPLCEHPSLLCSSQSVGEETVLELLSLFVQCPPKCPAYRTHLLVALTSVFICTFCVSRQGQLCEDFLDVLLQMVQDSSDLPADPLLKATASECLREMEACCPGLLSQHLELLAGLGTKESSRLHQPYTGLHTLVLRNCVYRLALDPAGGDEHLQALLGVNAFPSPEAEQDVVGTNKDLVVLSSLLMDHMDTVPVLQVGRDCKDLRCVLSSILENSFLFTPLCQATTLHRLMEVVAMVPAVPPSIFRSQLLRLLGTSEVCLLHSTLLMKCAYTDSLFSTDDEAFLLKRLVVLSQHPLLKKPDKLFFMDYILHFPENRPIGCGSGPESVPVLLTPHLGSILAPTVLDDNASMLARFNLLALIYQEEDGGEESKGMLYLHQHVTSLLRLVEKGCGREMAVTFFRAVFLFLTYFCPVGKYSRSIADRLCELYRRRPRLAPNIINLADRTVDVFPECRWAVRLCRALQGAIVEAPPSHLTSQDLTWHLKVLARVAEEDQIPQRRTLSLLSAMLTAPSSPLRTSADWRLGNAVLDVCRRLMTHASLSSLFVPLADILQRLARCYGDSDIEDHARLYYTLLTSLGKEKMSGVVARGAQEEGQQTKQRSLSCIMADGEKLSVHPTHQDVFRLEEVRNQSHLERETFPERTDGASGLEAYRDQFKDPRFGSQLSLFYHLRPLPSMPCFHQLFSIRLHFSFRDHPCQDLGDLHVPCLLAGRTSPVVKLRLKPRLPVPTVLRASALFSTSNGLTWHTSLPDVHVVLQQTLRPLPVPDAWPPADKLRVFESLWEEISQEQKEDARSLFCCQMQPKEVEALVQKHLLPFVVSDLSEQAKVRLLFFIPPQFHILMKVASEEDAVHFNIATDNWRLLPHVTSFLCTLTASP